From the genome of Pseudomonas putida:
GCCTGCCCGACGGCTCGATCCGCATGACCGCCCCCACCAAGGGGGCATCGAGCAAAAGCACCCACCGCACTCGCTGCGAATGGAAGGAAGCCGTGTATTGGGCGCTTGGCAGCGCCACTCGCCACCGCAACGCTCAGGCAATGACCCTGGAAAAGGTCAACCTGGCGCAGAAAGTGGTGATTTCACAACTGCACGTCAAGGATGACGACAACCCGCCAATCAAGGTGTTCTGGAACAAGGGCAAGATCACCGTCGGCCTGCGCGCCGAATTCAACCAGGTGGCCAGCACCAGCAGCACCTTGCTGGCTGACGTGCCATTGGGCACACCGTTCGAGGTCGTCATCGAGGTCAGCGGCAGCGGTACTTGCACGGTCAACGCCAGCTGCAATGGACGCAACGGCACCGCCGCGACCCTGCAACTGGCAAGCTCCTGGGCGACCCGCACCTTCAACTTCCATGGCGGGGTATACAACCAGGTCGACTACACCGATGAAACCCCGGCCGATGATGCCTCGATCTGTGTGATAAGCCGCCTGGAGCTGACCCATGCCTGACGATTGGAAAAAGATCCACTGTCCTTCACAAAATTCTGACATGTGAATAGGTATCCTGGCATAGCTCCAAACGTTCTTTGAACCCGCCCCAAGCGGCGGGTTTTTCTTTGTCCCACGCCAAACACCCCTCGATTTTGTGACGCATCTCACACTTCAAGCGCGCCTGCCATTACAAATGGAGGCCTTCCTACATCATTTCGACATTGTTACCATTGTACGCATAGCACTTTGGCAGCATTGAAGACCGCTTCCGGGCGAGTATTCTGCACTCCTATTGTCCATATATTCCCAAGGACGGATTCCATGAAACCCCTTTCCCTTCTCGTCATTTCGGCGCAATTGCTCATTGTGAGCGCTGCCTGGGCTGATGAAAACCGCAGCACCTGGTCGCAGGAACCGACCGCGTTCCTCGGTGTAGATCTGCAGGGCGACTTCGTCCAGCAAGTGCCCGAGTGCGCCGCCGACGGCAGCAAGCCCGAGGGCCTGTGCCGTGTCGCCACCGCCAACCCTGACAGCTTCGAAGTCCGCGGCCTGCCCTACCTGCCGATCTCGCCGGGTTACACGCTGGTCGCCAACCTCAAGGACGGCCAACTCAACCAACTGGTATTCAGCGGCAACGCCAACAGCCTGTACCTGGTAACGGACATGCTGACCCAACGCTTTGGCGAGCCGGGCGACCAGCACATGCAGTGGATCAAGATGAAATCCGGCGCGTCCTACCAGACCGAAGTCATGGCCTGGCAAGGTGAGAAGGTGGCCGTGAACTTCCAGCGCATGGAAACCGACCTGGGTAAATATGCGGTCACACTGACCAACGTGATGCCGGCTGCTGCCACCCCTGCAGTTGAATCGATCTCCAGTGCTGAGGCGTCCGAGGTGGTCGAGACCCCGTCTTCCAAGCTCTGAGGCTTGTCGAAAAAACGCGCCAACGGTAGGGCCTGCCGCTGGCGCGTTTTTTTGTGCCGGGTGGTTGCGCTCAGTCCAGCGCGCCGTTGAGCACCTCGTAGATAATGCCCGTTGCCACGGCCACCAAGATCAAGTCCACCCCCGCCTGCTGCCATTCATAGCCATCGTAGTGCGGCAATTGGCCAAGCAAGCGACCATCGAGTTTCTTGGCGATCCCGGGCGGAAGCGGCTTGCCTCGCGCCAGGTTCTTCTGGATACCCGGCGGCAACGCTGGCCCAGGGCTCCAGTAATCACGATGGCCTCTCAAAATGCCCAGCACATCGCCACGGTCGATAGAGGGGCCTGAGTGCCCATCGTAGTGTCCGCTTTTCTTCTGGTGGCTTTCTGCATGCCCTTGGCCCTTGCCATGCCCTTGCCCCTTCCCATTACCGGGATCGGCCAGCGCGAGCGTTGGCCCGGCCAGCAACGAAATGGATGTGATTGCCGCGATGACGAATCCACACCTGGCCATGACTGATTCCTTATGCATAGGTGACCCCATGAAATCTAGACGATGCAGGCATGAGAAGCTCCGCCGACGGAGCAAGAAAACAAGCCAAATGTGGCGCACGCCCCTGAAACCATCCCCCGTTCTGGAACTTCCACATTTTCCGACCCATAAAGAAAAACCCCGCAGACGTTAATCTGCGGGGCTTTCGAATATGGAGGCCGAGGTCGGAATCGAACCGGCGTAGACGGATTTGCAATCCGCTATAGGGCCTAGGTTTTTCGCGCCCTGCAGGCTGTAGGTCGCGTAATCACTGGTCTATGCCTTAATGGCTGGTGTTGGTAGTTCATGAGCATTTGGGACATCCAGTGTCCCAGGATTGTCCCTCGTCATGCGAGCCGGCCAATGACCAGAACTCCTACCACATCACCAGCTGCTGCCTCGTTCGGGCCATCGCTCAGCAGCAGTGTACCCTTGTTGCGCTTGCCGGTCAGATCACCGTTGTGGCCGTCACCGTTCCCGGCACAGCGAAATTGCTGGTGTCCATATAACCACCATGAGTAGGCGAATCGACAGATCAATTATTGACCAGATGTGCAGCATTGCCACGCCTCGACGTTGGTTTATCAGGCAGCCGACGCTATCATGCTCGGCGTTTCATAAAGCTAATCAAAGATCAATGGACCGATGAAAAAAATATCAATTACCGTAGTTTCAGTCATAGCTCTCGCGCTAGTCGGATATGTTGGCTACCAATTCATACCTAAATGGCCAGATCCAGTCGTGTCTGAAAGCAACTATGAATACGGAAAATCTCTTTTAGAGGATTTTAAAAAATCCCCATACAGACCTGCTCTCAGGTCGCAAGAGTACTCTCCTACCGGAGACTACATGAACTACAGCAAAACCCAGTCATTCAAGAATGAGGGTCGTATCAAGCTCGATGGAAATGGGCTACCGACAGTTTTGTACGAAAGCCAATATCAGTATAACCCAATAACAATTTCAAATTTCGCGCTGTACGAGTACGGAAAGAATCT
Proteins encoded in this window:
- a CDS encoding polysaccharide lyase family 7 protein, whose protein sequence is MAVNIDNLTITTPVPKSASNPVALEVSGAQALATLTQVVARLPDGSIRMTAPTKGASSKSTHRTRCEWKEAVYWALGSATRHRNAQAMTLEKVNLAQKVVISQLHVKDDDNPPIKVFWNKGKITVGLRAEFNQVASTSSTLLADVPLGTPFEVVIEVSGSGTCTVNASCNGRNGTAATLQLASSWATRTFNFHGGVYNQVDYTDETPADDASICVISRLELTHA
- a CDS encoding anti-virulence regulator CigR family protein, which produces MARCGFVIAAITSISLLAGPTLALADPGNGKGQGHGKGQGHAESHQKKSGHYDGHSGPSIDRGDVLGILRGHRDYWSPGPALPPGIQKNLARGKPLPPGIAKKLDGRLLGQLPHYDGYEWQQAGVDLILVAVATGIIYEVLNGALD